A genome region from Magnolia sinica isolate HGM2019 chromosome 8, MsV1, whole genome shotgun sequence includes the following:
- the LOC131254262 gene encoding uncharacterized protein LOC131254262, whose translation MPHFLLADLFVKLLATLVLDSIWVTLPRFISSVTLHSTIGPRQRQVRLDEYGDEIEEESEEEGSGEENTEEGSDEEEQEEEEGEAQDLHKEPPTATHEDHHDRAALEARLAQIEENQATLSQEIKDTQAELKQKLEEIETAASAAAASKAGADDATEGASVVGVVVIAAMVEAAMVEAVVDLSVIAAAVGGDTPIYGAPSHRTQNMCR comes from the exons ATGCCTCACTTCCTTTTGGCcgacttatttgtaaaattgctCGCCACTTTAGTTttagactccatatgggtgacaTTGCCCCGATTCATATCATCAGtgacactacactcaacaataggCCCCAGGCAACGCCAAGTAAGGCTTGATGAATATGGGGATGAGATTGAGGAGGAGAGTGAGGAGGAAGGCAGTGGCGAGGAGAACAccgaggaaggaagtgatgaggaagagcaggaagaggaagaaggggAGGCCCAAGATCTACATAAGGAGcctcctactgctacacatgAAGACCACCATGATAGGGCCGCCTTGGAAGCCCGCCTAGCTCaaattgaagagaatcaggccacTCTGAGTCAGGAAATCAAGGATACCCAGGCCGaattgaagcaaaagcttgaagaga tcgaaactgctgcctctgctgctgcggcctcgaAGGCTGGGGCTGATGATGCtactgagggggcctcggtggtagGGGTTGTTGTCATTGCTGCTATGGTGGAAGCTGCTATGGTGGAGGCTGTTGTAGACCTCTCTGTTATTGCTGCTGCTGTGGGCGGGGACACTCCTATATATGGTGCCCCGTCGCACCGCACTCAAAACATGTGCCGGTGA